Proteins from one Leptonema illini DSM 21528 genomic window:
- a CDS encoding minor capsid protein, translating into MNLAIRRLVREVKKVGDAEDAVDRIVEAYRSEMGNRFPDAVYKDLADAMKKGWQAGHYPASTDWSQRPAPKQAIEWFAKANHFDIGKTFAGYADEIREAAIESLKTGDRKQALKDLEKRIPGVLHDERKRRQLGDIFRNLHNRAYTFGRVKSMESAGITRVEIVAVMDRRTSPICRVMNGKSFSIKTASRFIDDWLGTEYDEGFWGRFRQPNWEPTAEEIREAGSRNDALEKKIAPLRKLSGDDLVKMLGIPIPPYHFRCRTTAVMAQE; encoded by the coding sequence ATGAACCTCGCGATCAGGCGACTGGTTCGCGAGGTGAAGAAGGTCGGCGATGCAGAGGATGCAGTCGATCGCATTGTTGAGGCGTATCGCAGCGAGATGGGCAATCGGTTCCCCGATGCCGTTTACAAAGATCTCGCAGATGCGATGAAGAAAGGCTGGCAGGCCGGGCATTACCCAGCCTCGACCGATTGGTCGCAGCGGCCAGCACCGAAGCAGGCGATCGAATGGTTCGCAAAAGCGAATCACTTCGACATCGGTAAGACCTTTGCGGGATACGCTGACGAGATACGCGAGGCTGCGATCGAGTCGCTCAAGACGGGCGATCGCAAGCAGGCTCTCAAGGATCTGGAGAAGCGCATTCCGGGAGTGCTCCATGATGAGCGAAAGCGCCGCCAGCTGGGCGACATCTTTCGCAATCTGCATAACCGAGCGTACACGTTCGGTCGTGTGAAGAGCATGGAGTCGGCGGGCATCACTCGCGTCGAGATCGTCGCTGTGATGGACCGTCGAACATCGCCCATCTGTCGGGTGATGAATGGCAAGTCGTTCTCTATTAAGACGGCGAGCCGATTCATCGACGATTGGCTGGGCACGGAATACGACGAGGGGTTCTGGGGTCGCTTCAGGCAACCGAACTGGGAACCCACGGCAGAAGAGATTCGGGAGGCTGGTAGCCGTAACGATGCTCTTGAGAAGAAGATTGCCCCGCTGCGAAAGCTGTCGGGTGACGATCTGGTGAAGATGCTCGGGATTCCTATCCCGCCGTATCATTTCAGATGTAGGACAACAGCCGTAATGGCACAGGAGTAG
- a CDS encoding DUF2586 family protein — MPTGNVTTTHIDGGLGLSAAIADRVHAKILVAETGDANRAYLILNKAHAKNIFGRGPLVDALVQHFEEFNEDLGQVPQPVLCVRPDNDQAGSSAVNADAANTGLAAAPTLTGTPTGSAVVVLLITKSGAHATAEYRRSTDGGVTFEAPLVTPATGTPIALSAGVTATFADDGTTPADTFKAGDRFVFTIKGPTASYASHLDALMTLKQEYRPRWLHIGIGATRAFATSVNQALIEFETKYNLPTFAILQAKSFAEQMPPATQETPENISDYFQAIDEEFDPFFSPRVAIVSARARYIAGGIAAYGGIESVKDAGGTIGEFRNAATLLCAKLAAGPVNESAGFVQNHRSLTMSEIEYWQQGYQDWMDVLHDKGHVVLKEYNNFEGIFIARDRLKAHPESDFQQIPEKRRADKAHRIVYQNSVPKINADTQALSFDFMEADASAAVKKAMVQPGRAEISGFEITFDPEKTFSKTGIIEALLTMYIRGRAQAISWKTSFAQAE, encoded by the coding sequence ATGCCGACAGGCAATGTTACAACGACCCACATCGACGGTGGCCTCGGCCTATCAGCCGCTATCGCCGATCGGGTGCATGCCAAGATCCTCGTCGCTGAAACCGGCGATGCAAATCGGGCGTATCTGATTTTGAATAAGGCACACGCGAAGAATATCTTCGGACGTGGCCCGCTCGTCGATGCGCTTGTGCAGCATTTCGAGGAGTTCAACGAAGACCTCGGTCAGGTGCCGCAACCTGTTCTCTGCGTCCGTCCGGATAACGATCAAGCGGGATCGTCGGCCGTCAACGCAGACGCTGCGAATACCGGCCTCGCTGCTGCCCCCACACTTACGGGCACTCCGACTGGATCTGCCGTCGTCGTCCTCCTGATAACCAAATCTGGAGCGCACGCCACAGCAGAATACCGTCGCAGCACCGATGGCGGTGTGACGTTCGAGGCACCGCTTGTTACGCCGGCAACGGGGACTCCGATTGCTCTTTCCGCAGGTGTGACAGCAACGTTCGCCGATGACGGCACGACGCCGGCCGACACGTTCAAGGCAGGCGATCGTTTCGTATTCACGATCAAAGGCCCGACGGCATCGTATGCCTCGCATCTTGATGCGTTGATGACGCTGAAACAGGAGTATCGCCCTCGATGGCTTCACATCGGCATCGGCGCTACTCGTGCGTTTGCCACCTCGGTAAATCAAGCGCTCATCGAGTTCGAGACGAAGTATAACCTGCCGACGTTTGCCATTCTACAGGCGAAGTCGTTCGCAGAACAGATGCCGCCCGCCACACAGGAAACGCCCGAGAATATCAGCGACTATTTTCAGGCCATCGATGAGGAGTTCGATCCGTTCTTCTCTCCGCGTGTTGCGATCGTGTCAGCACGAGCACGGTATATCGCCGGCGGCATCGCTGCGTATGGCGGCATTGAATCGGTCAAAGATGCGGGTGGTACGATCGGAGAATTCCGGAACGCTGCGACTCTGCTCTGTGCGAAGCTTGCGGCCGGACCTGTTAACGAGTCGGCCGGCTTCGTCCAGAATCACCGATCCCTGACGATGTCTGAGATCGAATACTGGCAGCAGGGTTATCAGGACTGGATGGACGTGCTTCACGACAAAGGCCATGTCGTGCTCAAGGAGTATAACAACTTCGAGGGCATCTTCATCGCTCGTGATCGCCTGAAGGCTCATCCGGAATCGGACTTTCAGCAGATCCCGGAAAAGCGTCGGGCAGACAAGGCGCATCGCATCGTTTATCAGAACAGCGTGCCGAAGATCAATGCCGATACGCAAGCTCTGTCCTTCGACTTCATGGAAGCCGATGCGTCGGCCGCAGTGAAGAAGGCGATGGTGCAACCGGGGCGCGCAGAGATCAGCGGATTTGAAATCACCTTCGATCCGGAAAAGACGTTCAGTAAGACAGGGATCATCGAAGCCCTGCTCACAATGTATATCAGAGGCCGTGCGCAAGCGATCAGTTGGAAGACGTCTTTTGCACAGGCCGAGTAA
- a CDS encoding LIC_10177 family protein has product MDATNAYKQVGGIEAAINQLSPIESTIDDVWIEQNQEALDELKAVYEDKGGIHVIEVGDSHCICRVPAREIMSRIAKKAQISKAADPLAQDLELFRLCLLFPRFESETVQRWLRDAPGLPTAVSVELMKIAKVTVEATSKKL; this is encoded by the coding sequence ATGGATGCAACGAATGCATACAAGCAGGTTGGCGGCATTGAGGCCGCCATTAATCAACTTTCACCGATTGAGTCGACGATCGACGATGTCTGGATCGAGCAGAATCAAGAAGCCCTCGATGAGCTGAAAGCAGTCTACGAAGACAAGGGCGGCATTCACGTGATTGAAGTCGGCGACTCGCATTGCATCTGCCGCGTGCCGGCTCGTGAGATCATGTCGCGTATTGCGAAGAAGGCTCAGATCAGCAAAGCTGCCGATCCGCTGGCTCAGGATCTGGAACTCTTTCGGCTGTGTCTGCTCTTCCCGCGCTTCGAATCTGAAACAGTGCAGCGATGGTTGCGTGACGCTCCCGGCCTGCCAACGGCGGTCAGTGTCGAGCTGATGAAGATCGCGAAGGTGACCGTTGAGGCCACCTCAAAAAAGCTGTAA
- a CDS encoding phage tail tape measure protein, with amino-acid sequence MSDSSATYELNARVTAWDAATSVFSKIGNHWDALINKFEMAPDDSAWVASLQKRAKYALSFSAISAAAFVGLTTSMVHSRLAVEELTGDIRTLGATSAEIQRIESATTAMSAELGIAQTTLLTGIYDIKSAVSTLDLSALPEFTDAIARTAVATKGNFEDLSKTFGMVYNQFAHRYQHLSEVDFARNLGNNITWAANKFRADGESINQAFTTLGSSAATAGFTLEEQSAIIGRLLNTMVPSTAGNSFRVFVDKMDTGLAKLGISKIDPVTKKMKALPDILDEIAKKSPSNKLLNEAFSEEGTKMLRELLPHTKALREDMIEIATASMNQNWQFLDDASAIKMQTFPVSLRRIREGLTAIWGQISSGVGPLTTLVSWLADGVEWLARFTAEHPKVAQYIGTFALLATGIGAVGGMIVAASSVLKMWTILNLYSALASGAATSASGAYALGLKAVGVSMLAATKAAWGFAVALMANPLTWIVLGVVALIAGIALLIIHWDKVKAAGGAAWTWIRERWSSAPGWLRGLLAVLFVVLTGGLGIIVILAAKHWDKIVAYGTAAWRWIANVWDAGTTAFVALWERLSSGATVAFETVTGLWNRLPGWAQGLIVLLSPLIGLPLLIASNWAQFKGIVTDLLAGNFDAAWVRIKSLAQKAGLGFVTAFLEGMFTGAGQLLGGVKYLFEQVDKFLPHSDAKMGPLSRLTHAGRALTGTLALGMVAATPTLVRATDDMARSIAVPEIVREVVSPARRSDPVNIKGGNQTTVNVDLQHDNRGRRETIEDWGRHLAEAIYDELERV; translated from the coding sequence ATGAGCGATTCCTCCGCCACATACGAACTCAACGCACGCGTCACTGCATGGGACGCTGCAACATCCGTGTTTTCTAAGATAGGAAACCACTGGGATGCCCTGATCAATAAGTTTGAGATGGCTCCGGATGATAGTGCATGGGTTGCATCACTTCAAAAGAGAGCGAAATACGCCCTTAGCTTCTCTGCTATCTCTGCTGCTGCATTCGTCGGATTGACGACGAGCATGGTGCATTCTCGCCTTGCAGTCGAAGAGCTCACCGGCGATATACGCACCCTCGGCGCTACGAGCGCTGAGATCCAGCGCATCGAGTCTGCGACGACGGCAATGTCGGCAGAGCTCGGTATCGCTCAGACGACTCTTCTCACCGGCATTTATGACATCAAGTCGGCCGTGTCGACGCTTGATCTATCGGCTCTGCCTGAATTTACGGATGCGATCGCCAGAACGGCCGTCGCCACGAAGGGCAACTTCGAGGATCTCTCGAAAACGTTTGGCATGGTGTATAACCAGTTTGCCCACCGATATCAGCATCTTTCTGAGGTAGACTTTGCCCGCAACCTCGGGAATAACATCACGTGGGCGGCTAACAAGTTCCGAGCGGACGGCGAGAGCATCAATCAGGCATTCACGACGCTCGGCAGTTCTGCGGCCACTGCCGGGTTCACGCTTGAAGAACAATCGGCAATTATCGGACGCCTGCTCAACACGATGGTGCCGTCGACGGCAGGTAACTCCTTCCGCGTGTTCGTTGATAAGATGGACACAGGCCTCGCGAAACTCGGCATCAGCAAGATCGACCCGGTCACGAAGAAGATGAAGGCTCTGCCTGATATTCTTGATGAGATCGCAAAGAAGTCGCCGTCGAACAAGCTATTGAATGAAGCCTTTTCTGAAGAAGGCACAAAGATGCTGCGCGAGTTGCTGCCGCATACGAAGGCTCTGCGCGAAGATATGATCGAGATCGCGACAGCTTCTATGAATCAGAACTGGCAGTTCCTTGACGATGCCTCGGCGATCAAGATGCAAACGTTCCCGGTATCACTGCGGAGAATACGAGAAGGCCTGACGGCGATCTGGGGGCAGATCTCCTCTGGCGTCGGCCCTCTGACGACTCTGGTGTCGTGGTTGGCTGATGGCGTGGAATGGCTTGCTCGCTTCACGGCCGAGCATCCGAAGGTGGCACAGTATATCGGCACCTTTGCTCTCCTTGCGACAGGCATCGGCGCGGTCGGCGGCATGATCGTCGCCGCAAGTTCGGTTCTCAAAATGTGGACTATCCTCAACTTATACAGTGCCCTCGCATCGGGCGCGGCCACGAGTGCCAGCGGAGCGTACGCTCTCGGGCTCAAAGCGGTCGGTGTGTCGATGCTGGCAGCGACAAAAGCGGCATGGGGTTTTGCCGTCGCACTGATGGCGAACCCGCTCACATGGATCGTTCTCGGCGTCGTCGCTCTGATCGCCGGCATTGCTCTTTTGATTATCCACTGGGATAAGGTGAAGGCTGCCGGCGGGGCCGCATGGACATGGATACGAGAACGCTGGTCATCTGCGCCGGGATGGCTGCGCGGGTTGCTGGCTGTGCTCTTTGTCGTGCTCACCGGCGGCCTCGGCATCATCGTGATTCTCGCGGCGAAGCACTGGGACAAGATCGTTGCATACGGTACGGCTGCATGGCGCTGGATAGCGAACGTATGGGATGCCGGCACCACAGCCTTTGTCGCTCTATGGGAACGCCTGTCATCGGGCGCCACAGTCGCCTTCGAGACGGTTACCGGTTTATGGAATCGTCTTCCTGGCTGGGCTCAGGGCCTCATCGTATTGCTGTCGCCGCTCATCGGTCTGCCTCTCTTGATCGCTTCGAATTGGGCTCAGTTCAAAGGCATCGTCACGGATCTGCTTGCGGGTAACTTCGACGCCGCATGGGTCAGAATCAAGTCCCTGGCTCAAAAGGCCGGGCTCGGTTTTGTAACTGCTTTCCTTGAGGGTATGTTCACAGGTGCAGGTCAACTACTCGGCGGCGTCAAATATCTGTTCGAACAGGTGGATAAGTTCCTGCCTCATTCTGACGCGAAGATGGGGCCGCTGTCGCGGCTCACTCACGCAGGCCGTGCGCTGACGGGCACTCTCGCTCTCGGTATGGTCGCTGCGACACCGACTCTCGTTCGTGCGACTGATGACATGGCTCGATCTATCGCCGTGCCCGAGATCGTGAGAGAGGTTGTTTCACCGGCCCGCCGCTCTGATCCTGTAAACATTAAGGGTGGGAATCAAACCACTGTGAATGTTGACCTCCAGCATGATAACCGCGGCCGCAGGGAAACGATCGAAGACTGGGGCCGGCATCTGGCTGAGGCGATCTACGACGAACTGGAGCGTGTCTGA
- a CDS encoding DUF6046 domain-containing protein, with translation MINANPIKSLDGGRIIDAFETLWGDPLILKGEGTDAWRSFRFPPGTRIRLATQRIMSRTRVPDRNGSIKEMSGYDDFSVDIDLDLVLPAYSDLLPNPEGPGLAETADSVADYLGIQSIVDALIKLKNIWQIESRLVVDNERMNALGIEYLVLERFTIPDNPTYSHQPVQITAYSDTDYELLLTESKTGGTP, from the coding sequence ATGATAAACGCTAATCCCATCAAGTCACTCGATGGCGGCCGCATCATTGATGCGTTTGAAACCCTCTGGGGAGATCCGCTCATCCTCAAAGGGGAAGGCACGGACGCATGGAGGTCGTTTCGCTTTCCGCCCGGCACGCGCATTCGACTGGCCACGCAACGGATCATGAGCCGCACGCGGGTGCCAGACCGAAACGGATCGATCAAAGAGATGAGCGGATATGATGACTTCTCGGTCGACATCGATTTAGATCTGGTTCTGCCCGCGTACAGCGATCTGCTACCGAACCCTGAAGGCCCCGGACTGGCCGAGACGGCCGACTCTGTCGCCGACTACCTCGGCATACAGTCCATCGTCGATGCGCTTATCAAGCTCAAGAACATCTGGCAAATCGAATCGAGGCTGGTCGTCGATAACGAACGCATGAATGCCCTCGGCATTGAGTACCTCGTTCTGGAGAGGTTTACGATTCCGGATAACCCGACATACTCTCATCAGCCGGTGCAGATCACTGCTTACAGCGATACGGACTATGAGCTACTCCTGACAGAATCTAAAACAGGGGGCACCCCATGA
- a CDS encoding LysM peptidoglycan-binding domain-containing protein: MTHTWRSGDTLQRIAARWYGDWTLWPAVRDANGLVSVLPSSGQRLEIPDLPDRERLHTVVSGDSYESVSLLYYGTEHFAERLRNANPTEHIYDLVGRQIVIPALVNGATVRRLRNAANAV, from the coding sequence ATGACGCATACGTGGCGCAGCGGTGATACCTTGCAGCGCATAGCGGCTCGCTGGTATGGAGACTGGACGCTGTGGCCGGCCGTGCGTGATGCAAACGGTCTGGTTTCTGTCCTGCCGTCATCCGGCCAGAGGCTTGAGATCCCGGATCTGCCTGACCGCGAGCGATTGCATACGGTCGTCAGTGGCGACTCTTATGAATCCGTTTCGCTGCTCTATTATGGCACCGAGCATTTCGCCGAACGTCTGCGCAATGCCAACCCGACAGAACATATCTATGATCTCGTCGGCCGCCAGATCGTGATTCCTGCTCTGGTTAACGGAGCCACTGTGCGGAGGCTGCGCAATGCTGCGAATGCAGTTTGA
- a CDS encoding LIC10183 family protein yields MADIAGYSGPFGGANPQKGDLYLESATFDLAEDEIVGQNILDELEELFEMTPADDLDFPELYSMQQSAYLGEEGSRSDGLRRIRDTRRMLALIPGIDVENSRVQLDAQNSIVLDLRLSDGRKLSRTI; encoded by the coding sequence ATGGCAGATATTGCAGGCTACAGCGGTCCGTTCGGCGGTGCCAACCCTCAGAAGGGCGATCTCTATCTTGAGTCGGCGACCTTCGATCTGGCAGAGGATGAGATCGTCGGGCAGAACATTCTCGATGAACTGGAAGAACTGTTTGAGATGACGCCGGCCGACGATCTGGATTTTCCAGAACTCTACTCGATGCAGCAGAGCGCCTATCTCGGTGAAGAGGGCTCCCGCAGCGACGGCCTGCGCCGGATCAGGGACACGCGTCGGATGCTCGCTCTTATTCCCGGCATTGATGTGGAGAATTCCCGAGTCCAGCTTGACGCGCAGAACAGCATTGTTTTAGACTTACGACTGAGCGACGGCCGCAAGCTGTCGCGGACGATTTGA
- a CDS encoding baseplate J/gp47 family protein, whose amino-acid sequence MIPFPSKDEVYNEIVTILKAAQDVNGKLLFRSHRFSPLSRTGTIIRALSMGVYLFIDTILYKLLKAIHPHTSEEEELHEHLAARGMEWKKAQAARHTVRIGSSEPITADIPIGQGQIVATAGEGAVRFRSLESITVPADTAADSRGYYTVETIVECLESGIIGNVAADAISVIESGPSGIDVVYNPDVDPVTSGAPRETINQARERIRTYDAAAGTMWLPDWYRTKAESHPNVARAIFKSSRDIGIPGAVKLWLLALSGTVTPSEQAEILAMFESDENDPGAVARVLLENFTPVAVDRIIQVQFQDAASIPAQEILDEIFDRYFSGLTEGENYIEADIKALYLALPRTVRVLCNPPGDVVVAAGQVAVAGDYEVRGEVYVA is encoded by the coding sequence ATGATTCCTTTCCCATCGAAGGATGAGGTATACAACGAGATCGTTACGATCCTGAAAGCCGCTCAGGACGTAAACGGCAAGCTGCTCTTTCGCAGCCACCGATTCAGCCCGCTTTCGCGGACAGGGACGATCATCCGTGCCCTGTCGATGGGCGTCTATCTGTTCATCGATACCATCCTGTATAAGCTCCTCAAAGCAATCCACCCGCACACATCTGAAGAAGAGGAACTGCACGAGCATCTCGCCGCACGCGGAATGGAGTGGAAGAAGGCACAGGCTGCGAGACATACGGTCCGCATCGGTAGCTCGGAACCTATTACAGCCGACATACCCATCGGACAGGGACAGATCGTTGCAACGGCCGGCGAAGGCGCTGTCCGTTTCCGATCGCTCGAATCGATCACGGTGCCGGCCGATACGGCTGCAGACTCTCGCGGCTACTATACCGTTGAGACGATCGTCGAATGCCTCGAAAGCGGTATCATCGGCAATGTGGCCGCTGATGCCATATCGGTGATCGAGTCCGGTCCGTCTGGCATCGACGTTGTGTATAATCCCGATGTCGATCCTGTCACATCCGGGGCTCCACGCGAGACGATCAATCAGGCACGGGAGCGCATCCGCACCTATGATGCGGCCGCAGGAACGATGTGGCTACCTGACTGGTATCGGACAAAGGCCGAATCGCATCCGAACGTCGCCCGAGCGATCTTCAAGAGCAGCCGTGATATCGGCATTCCCGGAGCCGTGAAGCTCTGGCTGCTTGCGCTGTCCGGAACTGTCACGCCTTCCGAACAAGCTGAGATCCTTGCCATGTTCGAGAGTGATGAAAACGATCCCGGTGCCGTTGCTCGTGTGCTCCTTGAGAACTTCACGCCCGTCGCCGTCGATCGCATCATTCAGGTGCAGTTTCAGGATGCGGCCAGCATTCCGGCGCAGGAAATCCTCGATGAGATCTTCGATCGCTATTTCTCAGGTTTAACCGAGGGCGAAAACTACATCGAGGCCGATATCAAGGCCCTTTATCTTGCACTGCCGCGCACGGTTCGCGTGCTCTGCAACCCACCGGGTGATGTGGTCGTCGCGGCCGGTCAGGTTGCCGTGGCCGGCGATTATGAGGTCAGAGGGGAGGTCTACGTCGCATGA
- a CDS encoding DNA-methyltransferase, whose protein sequence is MKTATFSPAFDSGGITLFHGDVKEILPTLADQTIDACITDPPYGVTAARFDQPLPLDWLWPQLNRLLRDDAPIVLFSQQPFTSDLVSSNRKQFRCEWIWNKHLVTGNLNANVRPMRKHENVVVFSRRKAKYHPQMSTGKPYRSKARQKTSENYRTWETQDVENPGTRFPTSIIDGIPRKVIPGGHPQQKPLEIMIYLIKTYSDPGDVILDFTCGSGTTLEAAARMGRRAIGIEREERFVEMAIGRLCGVFN, encoded by the coding sequence ATGAAAACCGCAACCTTTTCTCCTGCCTTCGATTCGGGCGGGATTACGCTATTTCACGGCGATGTTAAAGAGATACTGCCGACCCTCGCAGACCAGACGATTGACGCCTGCATTACAGATCCGCCTTACGGTGTAACGGCTGCCAGATTCGACCAACCGCTCCCGCTCGACTGGCTCTGGCCTCAGCTAAATCGGCTTCTCCGTGATGACGCGCCGATCGTCCTTTTCTCGCAGCAACCTTTCACGAGCGATCTCGTGTCGAGCAACCGCAAGCAGTTCCGGTGCGAGTGGATCTGGAACAAGCACCTCGTCACCGGCAACCTGAATGCCAATGTACGGCCGATGCGGAAGCATGAGAATGTCGTCGTCTTTTCCCGCCGAAAGGCGAAGTACCATCCGCAGATGAGCACCGGAAAACCGTACCGATCGAAAGCCCGGCAGAAGACGTCTGAGAATTACCGGACATGGGAGACTCAAGACGTCGAGAATCCCGGAACCAGATTCCCGACCTCGATTATTGACGGAATCCCTCGGAAAGTCATCCCTGGAGGGCATCCCCAGCAGAAGCCCTTGGAGATCATGATTTACCTGATCAAAACCTATTCCGACCCCGGCGATGTGATCCTCGATTTCACCTGCGGGAGCGGCACGACGCTGGAAGCGGCCGCCAGAATGGGCCGCCGGGCAATCGGGATTGAGCGGGAAGAGCGATTCGTCGAGATGGCGATCGGGCGGCTTTGTGGGGTTTTTAACTGA
- a CDS encoding ImmA/IrrE family metallo-endopeptidase: MEKSPTTSIIYKTPKECNWSKATVERYAQMLAEKLGFKVAGDLPGVVKSLNGEIIYLPPSAFDRTEDGSIEIEEDGSFQIFLSSFTHPLRDRFTVAHELGHYFLHAECKGPFKAERYGTGRTEWEANWFASAFLMPAERVAEEFEKNTSISDLADIFCVSPSAMEVRLKRLGLRG; the protein is encoded by the coding sequence ATGGAAAAATCGCCAACCACCTCAATAATTTACAAAACTCCGAAGGAATGCAATTGGTCTAAAGCTACGGTGGAGCGCTATGCTCAAATGCTGGCAGAAAAGTTGGGATTTAAGGTTGCCGGAGATTTACCTGGCGTGGTCAAAAGCTTGAACGGGGAAATCATATATTTGCCACCGAGTGCCTTTGACCGTACTGAAGATGGATCAATCGAAATTGAAGAGGACGGATCATTTCAAATCTTTCTGTCATCCTTCACCCATCCGCTTCGCGACCGATTTACGGTAGCTCACGAACTCGGCCACTACTTCCTCCATGCGGAATGTAAAGGCCCATTTAAGGCCGAGCGATACGGCACCGGTCGAACAGAATGGGAGGCAAACTGGTTCGCGAGTGCTTTCTTGATGCCTGCCGAAAGAGTAGCAGAAGAGTTTGAGAAAAACACCAGCATTTCTGATCTTGCCGATATTTTCTGTGTGTCTCCAAGCGCTATGGAGGTTAGACTGAAAAGGCTTGGGCTGCGTGGCTAA
- a CDS encoding sensor histidine kinase — protein MISALSWNFLFIPPRFTFHIYRLEDALMFGFYFVIAAVTGVLTSRVRTRENLVRRREAMTTALYRVTKELAAMDRPVSMIAVCITQLETLLPVKVSILASSEGSLDFPDERAMSDRERAVALWCHDNRRPAGRFTDTLPVSPHQYLPLLSSGQIAGVMQLEFADDVDRKGADPLSSEARMLVESVAAQLASALLRVEGTRKSDALRLHAESDRLYRNILSSVSHELRTPITTIKGAASALEPHMQTSASKELLTDIVDASDRLNALIENLLDMQRIESAHVVPRLIWSDPGDIMAGVASDAKDILNGTTIRLVRPAIVPLVFVDPVLIAQALSNLVRNAMRYSGGGEVRLGFNVVSGRPVFSVEDDGPGISPGERERVFEKFYRSSMTRSQMPGAGLGLSIAKGFVEAHREAELRLKTGRNGGLNRFEILLGEDAVYEASSADH, from the coding sequence TTGATCAGCGCCCTGTCGTGGAACTTTCTTTTTATTCCGCCTCGCTTTACGTTTCATATCTATCGACTTGAGGATGCTCTCATGTTCGGTTTTTATTTCGTGATCGCCGCCGTCACAGGCGTGCTGACCTCGCGAGTCCGCACTCGCGAGAATCTTGTTCGGCGTCGGGAGGCGATGACGACGGCGCTTTACAGGGTGACGAAAGAGCTGGCGGCAATGGATCGCCCGGTGTCTATGATCGCCGTCTGTATAACCCAGCTCGAAACTCTGCTTCCGGTGAAGGTCTCTATTCTTGCTTCGAGCGAAGGCTCTCTGGATTTTCCCGATGAAAGAGCGATGTCGGATCGCGAGCGAGCCGTGGCGCTCTGGTGCCATGACAATCGTCGTCCCGCGGGCAGGTTTACCGATACGCTACCGGTTTCACCGCATCAGTATCTGCCTCTATTGAGTTCAGGGCAGATTGCCGGAGTCATGCAGCTTGAGTTTGCAGATGACGTTGACCGCAAAGGGGCTGATCCTCTATCATCTGAGGCCCGCATGCTTGTCGAGTCCGTCGCCGCTCAGCTTGCATCGGCTCTTCTTCGCGTCGAAGGGACGAGAAAGAGCGACGCCCTGCGCCTGCATGCCGAATCCGACAGGCTGTACCGCAACATCCTGTCGTCCGTTTCGCATGAGCTGCGAACGCCGATCACGACGATTAAAGGAGCGGCCTCCGCTCTTGAGCCTCACATGCAGACCTCCGCCTCGAAGGAGCTGTTAACCGATATTGTCGATGCCTCCGATCGATTGAATGCTCTGATTGAGAACCTGCTTGATATGCAGCGCATCGAATCGGCACATGTGGTTCCGCGGTTGATCTGGTCTGATCCCGGCGATATTATGGCCGGCGTCGCCTCTGATGCGAAGGACATACTTAACGGGACGACCATCCGTCTGGTCAGGCCGGCGATTGTTCCGCTTGTATTCGTCGATCCCGTTTTGATAGCGCAGGCGTTGAGCAATCTCGTACGAAACGCTATGCGTTATTCAGGAGGCGGGGAAGTTCGGCTCGGTTTCAACGTGGTATCGGGTCGGCCCGTCTTTTCCGTTGAGGATGATGGTCCGGGCATTTCACCGGGCGAGAGAGAAAGGGTGTTCGAGAAATTCTATCGTTCGAGCATGACGCGATCGCAGATGCCCGGAGCGGGCCTTGGCCTGTCGATAGCGAAAGGCTTTGTCGAGGCTCATAGAGAAGCGGAGCTTCGGTTAAAGACGGGCAGGAACGGTGGATTGAACAGGTTTGAGATCCTGCTCGGAGAGGATGCTGTATATGAAGCAAGCAGTGCTGATCATTGA